One Candidatus Cloacimonadaceae bacterium genomic window, CTTCGGTACCGCTGTAGTCATCAGCTCTGCCATAGATGGATACCCCATTGAACTCGCCTTTCTCGACCTTCTGCCAGAGATCACTCTGCAGGTTTTCACACTTGAGGACTTGCACCCAAGAGCCAACTTTAGCATCGGGAAAATGCTCCCGGTCGCTGGTCTTGAGCAGGTAGTTCTCCACTACGGCAAACTCCGGTACTGGCTGCATGTTGTGGTTCACATCGCATTTACCGACTAAACCGTGCTTAGCGAAGTGATCACAGGACTTCTGAATCTCTTCCCGGGTGTAATAGTCACCTTGGGAGTCATGGATGTTGGGCTCCATCAGGGTGACATAAAGCCTCCCTAAAGTGCCACTCGTTTCACTCTTGAACTTGGTGGAGTTGATCTTGTGTTCAAAGCTTCTGCCACTGGCATTCTTGACCACAAAGCCCTTCTGGTTAGCCGGGTTCATTTCGTCAAAGAGGAGCGAGACTAACTCGACTTCCACGTTGCGCAGTTCGCCTTTCTTGACGATCCTGCTCTTAGTTCCGAAGATATTCACTGTACCTCCTTAGGGTTAGTGATAGGTTGTTGATTGCTGAT contains:
- a CDS encoding XkdF-like putative serine protease domain-containing protein, with amino-acid sequence MNIFGTKSRIVKKGELRNVEVELVSLLFDEMNPANQKGFVVKNASGRSFEHKINSTKFKSETSGTLGRLYVTLMEPNIHDSQGDYYTREEIQKSCDHFAKHGLVGKCDVNHNMQPVPEFAVVENYLLKTSDREHFPDAKVGSWVQVLKCENLQSDLWQKVEKGEFNGVSIYGRADDYSGTE